A DNA window from Drosophila biarmipes strain raj3 chromosome 2R, RU_DBia_V1.1, whole genome shotgun sequence contains the following coding sequences:
- the LOC108022092 gene encoding endoplasmic reticulum metallopeptidase 1, with the protein MSEKIDKEIAFDEEVAEPLSLKGHREDRRRLSWYYAPSFLLLWLALFFAIVIPLFNRLPDRITIAEEPARLGEFVAERAERQLIEFERIGPKVVGSRANEVVTVAFLLNEVEKIRKELRNDLYELEVDVQLPSGGFLFGSMLSMYQGVQNVVVRLSARNSQRESYLLINSHFDSKPGSPGSGDDGTMVVVMLEVLRQMATSETPFENGIIFLFNGAEENGLQAAHGFITQHKWAANCKALINLEVGGSGGRDLLFQSGPNNPWLMKYYRQYAKHPFATTLAEETWQAGIIPSDTDFRIFRDYGNVPGLDIAQAYNGYVYHTAFDTFSVIPGRSIQNTGNNILALTRAYANASELYEKEESDDSHAVFFDFLGLFFVYYTESTGIILNCCIGVFSLVLVGFSLWRMVRQSEKVSLGQISLWFLIILGLHVAGAVLCFCLPLLMAAIFDAGDRSLTYFTSNWLVFGLYVFPAIIGLVLPLTLYFTLRPNDKLSHAYLIQMSLHAHYVLLALLILILTAVGIRSQYLCLISLIFYGGALLINLLSTLHDRGYYWSVLVVLLQVLPFCYFCYLFYMVLVVFFPITGRNGIGSNPDLIIALLCAFCTYFALGFVAQFINVFRWPKLILLGLGVVTFIFCMIAVSEVGFPYRPKTNVMRITFMQTNRIFYNYDGSVSHSDSGYYFVYQDRRGLTPLEDSGVNLTGLVSVEPDCDKYVMCGAPCFYFCGGVRNAGWLPREVVSPGEITLELLEKRISDTEHQIRFEFEVTGPPHMNIFIQPVGVAEVTDWSFERKLLDDPDTYQPPYNIFFSYGKDDSPLKFYIDIAKSDGDFSVPIVELGVVGHFISYDFKRDAEAEQFLTNLPDYVHAMEWPSIFKGYIF; encoded by the exons ATGAGTGAGAAGATTGATAAA GAGATTGCCTTCGACGAAGAAGTCGCGGAGCCTTTATCGCTGAAAGGACATCGTGAAGACAGGCGGAGATTATCCTGGTACTACGCTCCCTCGTTTCTGCTCCTCTGGTTGGCTCTGTTCTTTGCCATCGTGATCCCGCTCTTCAACAGACTTCCGGATAGGATAACCATCGCAGAGGAGCCGGCGAGGCTGGGAGAATTCGTGGCGGAGCGGGCAGAAAGGCAGCTGATTGAATTCGAGCGGATCGGACCCAAAGTGGTGGGAAGTCGAGCGAATGAAGTGGTGACGGTTGCATTTCTTTTGAATGAAGTGGAAAAGATTAGGAAGGAATTGCGCAACGATCTCTATGAGCTCGAGGTCGATGTCCAGCTGCCCAGTGGAGGATTTTTGTTCGGCAGCATGCTAAGCATGTACCAAGGTGTCCAAAATGTGGTTGTTAGACTAAGTGCTAGGAATTCCCAAAGGGAGTCCTACCTCCTGATCAACAGTCATTTCGACTCCAAGCCAGGCAGTCCAG GTTCTGGCGATGATGGCACCATGGTAGTGGTAATGTTGGAGGTCTTACGTCAGATGGCCACATCTGAAACCCCATTTGAGAATGGAATAATCTTTCTGTTCAATGGAGCCGAAGAAAACGGCCTTCAGGCGGCCCATGGCTTTATTACGCAACACAAGTGGGCAGCGAATTGCAA agCTCTTATAAACCTTGAGGTGGGTGGCAGCGGCGGACGCGATCTACTATTCCAGAGTGGTCCCAATAATCCTTGGCTAATGAAG TACTATAGGCAATATGCGAAACACCCTTTTGCCACTACTCTAGCCGAGGAAACCTGGCAGGCTGGTATTATACCCTCTGATACGGACTTTCGCATTTTCCGCGATTATGGGAATGTGCCTGGTTTGGACATTGCCCAGGCTTATAATGGCTATGTGTACCACACAGCCTTCGACACCTTTAGTGTGATTCCAGGCCGATCTATACAGAATACTGGTAACAATATTCTGGCTCTTACCAGAGCCTATGCAAATGCCAGTGAACTATATGAGAAAGAG GAATCTGATGATAGCCATGCAGTATTTTTTGACTTCCTCGGTTTGTTCTTTGTGTACTACACGGAAAGCACTGGTATTATTCTGAACTGCTGCATTGGAGTGTTCAGTCTGGTTTTGGTAGGTTTCTCCCTTTGGAGAATGGTCCGCCAGTCGGAGAAGGTATCACTGGGTCAGATTTCACTGTGGTTCCTGATTATCTTGGGCCTGCATGTGGCGGGAGCTGTCCTATGCTTTTGCCTGCCATTATTAATGGCTGCTATTTTCGATGCCGGAGACCGGTCGCTGACCTACTTCACCAGCAATTGGCTGGTTTTCGGACTCTACGTATTTCCCGCCATTATCGGATTAGTACTTCCCTTGACACTTTACTTTACCCTAAGGCCCAAT GACAAACTGAGCCATGCTTACCTCATTCAGATGAGTTTGCACGCCCACTACGTGCTTTTGGCCCTGcttattcttattttaacCGCTGTAGGTATCAGATCTCAATATCTGTGCCTCATATCATTGATCTTCTACGGAGGTGCTCTCCTGATAAATCTGCTAAGCACATTGCACGATCG AGGGTACTATTGGTCCGTGCTTGTGGTACTCCTTCAGGTTTTGCCATTCTGTTACTTTTGCTATCTATTTTATATGGTGCTCGTGGTATTCTTTCCGATCACAGGAAGGAACGGAATCGGTTCGAATCCGGACCTGATAATAGCTcttttgtgtgctttttgcACCTACTTTGCCTTGGGATTTGTT GCTCAGTTTATAAACGTCTTCCGCTGGCCAAAGCTCATTCTTCTTGGTCTCGGAGTGGTAACGTTTATTTTCTGTATGATCGCTGTTTCAGAGGTGGGATTTCCCTATCGTCCTAAAACCAATGTGATGCGAATCACTTTCATG caaacaaatcggATCTTCTACAACTACGATGGCTCGGTGAGTCACAGTGACTCTGGGTACTATTTCGTTTATCAGGATAGACGCGGCTTAACTCCGCTGGAGGACTCTGGTGTCAACCTGACTGGCCTGGTCTCCGTGGAGCCCGACTGCGATAAGTATGTGATGTGCGGGGCACCGTGCTTCTACTTTTGTGGCGGGGTTAGAAATGCTGGTTGGCTGCCCCGGGAAGTTGTAAGTCCCGGGGAAATAACCTTGGAGTTACTGGAAAAGAGAATATCGGACACAGAACATCAAATTCGATTTGAGTTCGAAGTGACTGGACCTCCCCATATGAACATCTTCATCCAGCCAGTGGGTGTGGCTGAGGTTACGGATTGGTCATTTGAGCGAAAATTATTGGATGACCCGGATACATACCAGCCACCttataacatatttttctCATATGGAAAGGATGACAGTCCTTTGAAGTTCTATATTGATATAGCG AAGTCCGACGGAGACTTCAGTGTTCCCATCGTGGAACTCGGAGTTGTGGGACATTTTATCAGCTACGATTTTAAAAGGGACGCAGAGGCAGAGCAATTTTTGACAAACCTACCTGACTACGTGCATGCTATGGAATGGCCATCGATATTTAAGGGATacatcttttaa
- the LOC108023104 gene encoding endoplasmic reticulum metallopeptidase 1-like, protein MDEKTDKENPLDPVLVESLSVRKGAIRRQRLSWYYAPSFLLLWLALFYAIVMPLYYRLPDRLTISNESLHPGEFVAERAQSQLFTYDRIGPKVTGSYANEVTTVEFLVNEVEKVRAEMRSDLYELEVDVQSPTGGYVFIDMVNMYQGIHNVIVKLTSKSSPSESYLLLNSHFDSKPGSPGSGDDGTMVVVMLEVLRQMAISATPFEHPIVFLFNGAEENPLQGSHGFITQHKWAGNCKAFINLEVGGSGGRDLLFQSGPDNPWLMKYYRLHAKHPFATTMAEEIFQSGILPSDSDFRIFRDFGNIAGLDMAQVDNGYVYHTAFDTFENVPGQSIQNSGNNVLALVRAYSNASELYNTETDEGHAVFFDFLGLFLVYYSETTGIVLNCLIGVISLVLVGCSLWRMSRQSDEVTLPQISIWFLSILGLHVVGFLLCICLPLLMAVLFDAGGRSLTYFSNIWLVFGLFVFPAVIGLVLPLTLYYTLKPNVKLSHAYHLQLSLHAHCVVQALLALILTAMGLRSQYLCLISLIFYGGALLINLASTLHDRGYYWALIVMCLQVLAFSYFCYLFYMFLVIFIPVLGRNGYSTNPDLIVALLCGVCVFFALGYAAQLINMFRWPKLILLGLGVATFIFCMIAVSDVGFPYKPKTNVMRANCLHTRRYFYEYDGSVSRSDSGYYFNYQDRRAFDPLQGSALNLTGLESVSDNCDDYVMCGIPCFYYSWCKWRQWDGWLPRDSEVIIPGELTLEYLGKTVLESGTVARLQFELSGPPHMNLFIQPVGSAKVENWSFVRKMLDEPEEFQPPYQIFHSYGTDNTSLKFFIDMEKSDGDFNNPTLELAAVGHWVSYEFERDAEARDFVASFPNFVHVMEWPSIFKRYIF, encoded by the exons ATGGACGAGAAGACTGATAAA GAGAATCCCCTCGACCCTGTGCTCGTCGAGTCCCTGTCGGTGAGAAAGGGAGCCATCCGCAGGCAGAGATTGTCCTGGTACTATGCCCCCTCCTTCCTGCTCCTCTGGCTGGCCCTCTTCTACGCCATCGTCATGCCGCTTTACTACAGACTTCCGGACCGGTTGACCATATCAAATGAATCGCTTCATCCAGGAGAATTCGTGGCGGAACGGGCACAGAGTCAGCTATTCACGTACGATAGGATTGGACCCAAGGTGACGGGTAGCTATGCGAATGAGGTGACCACGGTGGAGTTCCTCGTGAACGAGGTGGAAAAGGTCCGTGCCGAGATGCGCAGTGACCTCTACGAGCTCGAGGTGGATGTCCAGTCACCAACGGGTGGCTACGTCTTCATCGATATGGTAAACATGTACCAGGGCATTCACAATGTGATCGTCAAACTGACTTCGAAGAGTTCCCCGAGTGAATCCTACCTGTTGCTCAACAGCCATTTTGACTCCAAGCCAGGCAGTCCAG GTTCCGGTGATGACGGCACTATGGTGGTGGTCATGCTGGAGGTCCTTCGCCAAATGGCGATATCGGCCACGCCTTTCGAACACCCCATTGTCTTCCTGTTCAACGGGGCGGAGGAAAATCCGCTTCAGGGCTCCCATGGCTTCATTACGCAACACAAATGGGCCGGAAATTGCAa GGCCTTTATCAACCTCGAAGTGGGCGGAAGCGGGGGACGTGACTTGTTGTTCCAGAGCGGTCCCGATAATCCTTGGCTCATGAAG TATTATAGACTGCACGCGAAGCACCCGTTCGCGACCACCATGGCGGAGGAGATTTTCCAGAGTGGCATTTTGCCCTCTGACTCAGACTTTAGAATTTTCCGGGATTTTGGGAACATAGCTG GTCTGGACATGGCTCAGGTGGACAACGGATATGTGTACCACACAGCCTTTGATACCTTTGAGAACGTGCCTGGACAGTCCATTCAGAACTCTGGTAACAATGTCCTCGCCCTGGTGCGTGCCTACAGTAATGCCAGTGAGTTGTACAACACAGAG ACTGACGAGGGCCACGCAGTCTTCTTCGACTTCCTGGGCCTGTTCCTTGTGTACTACTCGGAGACCACTGGCATTGTCCTGAACTGCCTGATTGGAGTGATAAGTCTGGTTTTGGTTGGTTGCTCCCTCTGGCGGATGTCTCGCCAGTCGGATGAGGTGACTCTGCCCCAGATTTCGATCTGGTTCCTCAGTATTTTGGGTCTGCACGTGGTGGGATTCTTGCTCTGCATTTGCCTGCCTCTGCTGATGGCGGTTCTCTTCGATGCTGGGGGTAGGTCACTGACTTACTTCTCCAACATTTGGCTGGTTTTTGGCCTATTCGTATTTCCCGCTGTGATTGGTCTAGTACTCCCGCTCACTCTTTACTACACCCTAAAGCCGAAT GTCAAGCTAAGCCACGCCTACCACCTCCAGCTGAGTCTGCACGCCCACTGCGTGGTCCAGGCTCTTCTGGCCCTCATTCTGACCGCCATGGGTCTGCGTTCCCAGTACCTGTGCCTCATTTCCCTAATCTTCTACGGAGGTGCACTTTTGATTAACCTGGCGAGCACGCTGCACGATCGTG GCTACTATTGGGCCCTGATTGTGATGTGCCTTCAAGTGCTGGCGTTTTCGTACTTCTGTTACCTGTTCTACATGTTCCTGGTCATATTCATTCCGGTTCTGGGAAGGAATGGTTATAGTACAAATCCTGATCTTATCGTAGCCTTACTTTGTGGGGTTTGCGTCTTCTTTGCTCTGGGCTATGCG GCACAACTTATCAACATGTTCCGCTGGCCAAAGCTTATTCTTCTGGGCCTGGGAGTAGCCACCTTTATTTTCTGCATGATCGCTGTCTCGGATGTGGGCTTCCCCTACAAGCCCAAGACAAATGTGATGCGAGCCAACTGCTTG CATACTCGTCGTTATTTCTACGAATACGATGGCTCGGTCAGTCGCAGCGATTCTGGTTACTACTTTAACTATCAGGATAGGCGAGCCTTTGATCCTCTCCAGGGCTCTGCACTAAATCTGACCGGACTAGAGTCAGTCTCGGACAACTGCGACGATTACGTGATGTGTGGCATTCCGTGCTTCTACTACAGCTGGTGCAAGTGGCGCCAGTGGGATGGATGGCTGCCTCGCGACTCGGAGGTGATCATACCCGGAGAACTTACCCTCGAATATCTGGGGAAGACGGTTTTGGAGTCCGGAACAGTGGCGCGATTGCAGTTCGAGCTGTCTGGACCGCCGCACATGAATTTGTTCATCCAGCCGGTGGGTTCCGCCAAGGTTGAGAACTGGTCATTTGTGAGGAAAATGTTGGACGAACCGGAAGAGTTCCAGCCGCCGTATCAGATCTTCCACTCCTACGGAACAGACAATACCTCGCTGAAGTTCTTCATTGACATGGAGAAGTCTGATGGCGATTTCAATAATCCTACTCTGGAACTCGCGGCTGTGGGACACTGGGTCAGCTACGAGTTCGAAAGAGATGCAGAGGCTAGAGATTTTGTGGCCAGCTTTCCCAACTTTGTCCACGTTATGGAATGGCCTTCTATATTTAAgcgatatattttttag
- the LOC108022195 gene encoding endoplasmic reticulum metallopeptidase 1-like, producing the protein MELQESFSNTILYHVLSKEKGLRRRLPWYYAPSFLLLWVALFFAVVLPLFYRLPDRISIADEPLKPGQFVAERAQKVLYEFDRIGPKVVGSVANEVTTVSFLLSELEKIRSEMRGDLFGLEVDVQLPSGSYVVGTMTSIYQGIQNVVARLSTTSSNSSSYLLINSHFDTKPGSPGAGDDGTMVVVMLEVLRQMSISDTKFVHPIVFLFNGAEENPLQASHGFITQHKWAPNCKAVINLEVGGSGGRDILFQSGPNHPWLVKYYKQHSKHPFASTLAEEIFQFGILPSDTDFRIFRDYGNIPGLDIAQFSNGYVYHTAFDTFHIIPGSSIQSTGENILSLVRALSNASELYNTEEHSAGHAVFFDFLGLFFVTYTEKTGIILNCCLALISLILIGCSLWRMATVSEVAPGRISILCVIALGLHLLGCLLCMALPLLMAVLYDVSDRTLTYYSNNWLVIGLYICPAIIGMALPPTIYHSFKNNDKLSHSYHIYIDSHAHCVVLAFLAILLTAIGLRIPYMCMLSLVFYAVSLLINLLTTLHDRGYYWVLTVQIVQLFQYVYFCYLFYIFLVIFFPAMGRNRDSANPDMLIALICALGTFFALGFVVPLINMFRWSTVLLIGLGVITFTFCMISVSEVGFPYRAKTSVMRVNFLQTRRMFYEFDGSLSLDDSGYYFDYQDRRALRPLKDYAVNLTGLTSIDAYCDKYVMCGIPCFWSSWCRGLASAAWLPREKEVDVPGTLELNLLNKTVLESGKCKRYEFELSGPPHMGLYIRPLDGVTVEDWSFIRNMLDKPEKYSPPFQIYFSYGTDNSPFKFHIDFAKPDGDFDGPIFELGVVGHYVSKDFQRDETTLQFIASLPEFVYTMEWPSLFLRYIF; encoded by the exons ATGGAACTGCAA GAAAGCTTCTCGAACACCATTTTGTACCATGTCTTGTCGAAGGAGAAGGGTTTAAGGAGGAGACTGCCCTGGTACTATGCTCCCTCCTTTCTGCTCCTCTGGGTGGCGCTATTCTTCGCAGTGGTACTTCCGCTTTTCTACCGGCTACCGGACCGAATCTCCATTGCCGACGAGCCACTTAAGCCCGGACAATTTGTGGCCGAGAGAGCGCAGAAAGTACTCTACGAGTTCGATCGTATCGGACCCAAAGTGGTTGGGAGTGTAGCGAATGAGGTGACGACTGTTTCGTTTCTCTTAAGTGAGCTGGAAAAGATTAGGAGTGAAATGCGCGGCGATCTCTTTGGCTTAGAGGTTGACGTCCAGCTGCCATCGGGTTCCTATGTGGTGGGAACCATGACCAGCATCTATCAGGGCATCCAGAATGTGGTTGCAAGGCTCAGCACTACGAGTTCCAACAGCTCATCCTATCTCCTGATCAACAGTCACTTTGACACGAAGCCAGGAAGTCCAG GTGCTGGAGATGATGGAACAATGGTCGTGGTTATGTTGGAGGTTCTTCGTCAAATGTCGATTTCCGACACCAAGTTCGTGCATCCAATAGTCTTTTTGTTTAACGGAGCCGAGGAGAATCCCTTGCAAGCCTCCCACGGATTTATTACCCAGCACAAATGGGCGCCCAACTGCAA GGCTGTTATAAATTTGGAAGTCGGCGGTAGCGGTGGTAGAGATATTCTCTTTCAAAGTGGTCCAAACCATCCCTGGTTAGTAAAG TATTACAAGCAACATTCAAAGCATCCGTTTGCCTCTACATTGGCCGAAGAGATCTTTCAGTTTGGAATCCTACCCTCCGATACTGATTTCCGAATATTTCGAGACTATGGAAATATTCCCG GTCTTGACATTGCGCAGTTCAGCAACGGCTATGTTTACCATACAGCATTCGACACCTTTCATATTATTCCCGGAAGTTcaattcagagcactggggaAAATATTCTATCCCTTGTTCGGGCTCTGTCCAACGCCAGTGAGTTGTACAACACTGAG GAACACAGTGCAGGACATGCTGTCTTTTTTGACTTTCTGGGACTTTTCTTTGTGACATACACAGAAAAGACTGGCATTATCCTGAACTGTTGCTTAGCCTTGATAAGTCTTATTCTTATAGGCTGTTCCCTGTGGAGAATGGCTACTGTATCTGAGGTTGCTCCGGGAAGAATATCCATACTGTGTGTCATAGCTTTGGGACTGCACCTTCTTGGGTGCCTTCTGTGCATGGCCTTACCTCTTTTAATGGCTGTTCTGTACGATGTCAGTGATCGAACACTGACTTACTACAGTAACAACTGGTTGGTGATTGGCCTTTACATATGTCCAGCCATCATTGGAATGGCGCTCCCTCCGACGATATATCACtcattcaaaaataat GATAAGTTAAGTCACTCGTACCACATCTATATCGATTCACACGCTCATTGCGTAGTCCTGGCATTCCTAGCAATTCTTTTGACTGCCATTGGTCTTCGAATTCCCTATATGTGTATGCTGTCTTTGGTTTTCTATGCGGTCTCTCTGCTGATTAACCTACTAACTACCCTACATGATAGGG gatACTACTGGGTACTAACGGTGCAGATAGTGCAGCTTTTCCAGTACGTGTACTTCTGCTACCTTTTCTACATATTTTTGGTGATTTTCTTTCCGGCGATGGGACGAAATCGCGATTCTGCTAATCCTGATATGCTAATTGCCCTAATATGCGCTTTGGGCACCTTCTTTGCTCTGGGTTTTGTTGTTCCTCTGATAAACATGTTCCGCTGGTCCACCGTTTTATTGATTGGCCTAGGCGTGATAACTTTTACATTCTGCATGATATCGGTTTCGGAAGTGGGATTTCCTTATCGCGCCAAGACCAGTGTGATGCGTGTGAACTTTCTG CAAACCCGTCGAATGTTCTACGAGTTCGATGGTAGCCTGAGCCTCGACGATTCGGGTTACTATTTTGACTACCAGGATAGGCGAGCTCTTCGCCCACTGAAGGACTACGCCGTAAACTTGACTGGACTTACATCGATAGATGCCTATTGCGATAAGTACGTGATGTGTGGTATTCCCTGCTTTTGGAGCAGCTGGTGCAGGGGGCTAGCCAGCGCTGCTTGGCTTCCTCGCGAGAAGGAAGTGGATGTACCAGGAACACTGGAATTGAACCTCCTCaataaaactgttttggaGTCGGGAAAATGCAAAAGATACGAATTCGAATTAAGTGGTCCGCCGCACATGGGCCTGTACATAAGACCGCTGGATGGAGTGACAGTGGAGGACTGGTCCTTTATAAGGAATATGCTGGACAAGCCGGAAAAATACTCACCGCCCTTTCAAATTTACTTCTCCTATGGCACGGATAACTCCCCCTTTAAATTTCACATTGACTTCGCC AAACCCGATGGAGATTTCGATGGACCCATATTTGAGCTGGGAGTTGTGGGACACTATGTCAGCAAGGATTTCCAGAGGGACGAGACTACGCTGCAGTTCATAGCGAGTTTACCGGAGTTCGTTTACACCATGGAGTGGCCCTCTCTGTTTTTgcgatatatattttaa
- the LOC108022093 gene encoding endoplasmic reticulum metallopeptidase 1-like, with protein sequence MKSRHENGAAESKSDLALVKILSQEKQMRHRLPWYYAPSFLILWVALFYAVVYPLYHRLPDSVLIAHESSKPGQFVAERAQRLLYKYDKIGPKVVGSVANEVTTVAFLVEEVESIRAAMRSDLYELELDVQQPSGAYMHWQMVNMYQGVQNVVAKISSKSSNSSSYLLVNSHFDSKPSSPGSGDDGTMVVVMLEVLRQVAISETPFEHPIVFLWNGAEENPLEASHGFITLHKWAANCKALINLEVAGSGGRDLLFQSGPNNPWLIKYYYQNAKHPFATTMAEEIFQSGILPSDTDFRIFRDYGELPGLDMAQISNGYVYHTEFDNVQAVPLDSLQSSGENALSLVRAFANASEMLNPEEHSEGHAVFFDYLGLFFVYYTETTGIILNCCVAVISVVLVGCSLLRMARESDASIGQISIWFSIILGLHVLGMILSLGLPLLMAVLFDAGDRSMTYFSNNWLVIGLFIVPAVIGQVLPLTLYYTLKPNEDISHSNHIHMSLHAHCILLSLIAIILTAISLRTPYLCMMSLLFYSGALLINLLSTLHDRGYYWVLIVQILQLMPFLYFCYLFYTFLLVFFPMLGRFGHGTNPDLLVALICALGTFFALGFVAPLINMFRWPKLALLGLGVITFIFSMIAVSDVGFPYRAKTSVMRIHFLHVRRIFYEYDGSVSLSDSGYYFDFQDRRLYYPLEDTTLNLTGLVSTSSFCDDYLMCGVPCFNHRWCKTRTKSHWLPREQEVSIPGETSLKLLSKTVLSEKLARFEFEISGPPHMSLYIQPLDGVEVEDWSFIRNMLDEPETYSAPYQIFFAYGNDNSPLKFHIDFAKSSGDFGTPTLQLGFAASFVSYDYARDAAGLKFISDFPDFAHVMEWPTLYERYIF encoded by the exons ATGAAGTCCAGGCACGAGAAT GGGGCGGCGGAAAGCAAGTCGGACCTGGctttggtcaaaatattatCGCAGGAAAAGCAGATGAGGCATAGACTACCCTGGTACTACGCACCGTCCTTTCTGATCCTGTGGGTGGCCCTATTCTACGCGGTGGTCTATCCCCTCTACCATCGACTTCCGGACAGTGTTTTGATAGCGCATGAGTCAAGTAAACCCGGTCAATTTGTGGCAGAGAGGGCGCAGAGGTTGCTCTACAAGTACGACAAGATCGGACCCAAAGTGGTGGGCAGTGTGGCCAATGAGGTGACAACGGTGGCCTTTCTCGTGGAGGAAGTGGAGAGCATCCGGGCAGCCATGCGCAGTGATCTTTACGAGCTGGAGCTGGATGTTCAGCAGCCTTCGGGGGCTTACATGCACTGGCAAATGGTGAACATGTATCAGGGCGTTCAGAATGTGGTGGCGAAAATTAGCTCCAAGAGCTCCAACAGTTCGTCCTACCTGCTGGTGAACAGTCACTTCGATTCCAAGCCCAGCAGTCCGG GTTCCGGTGACGACGGCACTATGGTGGTGGTCATGCTGGAGGTCCTTCGACAAGTGGCTATATCAGAGACTCCCTTCGAGCATCCCATTGTTTTCCTTTGGAATGGAGCTGAGGAAAACCCATTGGAGGCGTCCCACGGCTTTATAACCCTTCATAAGTGGGCGGCGAACTGCAA GGCTCTCATAAACCTGGAGGTGGCCGGCAGCGGAGGTCGAGATCTGCTGTTCCAAAGCGGTCCCAACAACCCCTGGCTCATTAAG TACTATTATCAAAATGCGAAGCATCCATTTGCCACCACAATGGCCGAGGAAATATTTCAGTCTGGCATTTTACCATCAGACACGGACTTCCGTATCTTTCGGGACTACGGGGAGTTGCCAG GTCTTGATATGGCGCAAATCAGCAATGGCTATGTGTATCACACAGAGTTTGATAATGTTCAGGCGGTGCCTCTTGATTCCCTTCAAAGTTCGGGAGAGAATGCTTTATCACTGGTACGAGCTTTTGCCAATGCCAGCGAAATGCTAAACCCAGAG GAACACAGCGAAGGACATGCCGTCTTCTTTGACTATCTGGGTCTGTTTTTTGTCTACTACACTGAAACCACCGGCATAATCCTGAACTGTTGCGTTGCCGTAATCAGTGTGGTTCTTGTGGGTTGCTCTCTCTTGAGGATGGCCCGTGAATCGGATGCCTCTATTGGCCAAATATCCATATGGTTTTCCATAATCCTTGGACTCCATGTGCTGGGCATGATCCTTAGTCTTGGATTGCCCCTCTTAATGGCAGTTCTTTTCGATGCCGGCGACCGCTCGATGACATATTTCAGTAACAATTGGCTGGTGATTGGCCTTTTCATTGTTCCAGCTGTTATTGGACAGGTTCTGCCCCTGACCCTCTACTACACCCTGAAACCCAAT gAAGATATTAGCCATTCCAACCACATTCACATGAGTCTGCATGCGCACTGTATACTCCTTTCTTTGATTGCCATCATCCTTACTGCTATAAGTCTAAGGACCCCTTATCTGTGCATGATGTCCTTGCTGTTTTACTCGGGGGCTCTATTGATAAATCTTTTAAGTACCCTGCACGATCGCG GATACTATTGGGTACTGATTGTGCAGATCCTGCAGCTGATGCCTTTCCTGTACTTCTGCTACCTCTTCTACACTTTTCTCTTGGTTTTCTTTCCCATGCTGGGACGTTTTGGACATGGCACCAATCCGGATCTCCTGGTCGCCCTAATCTGCGCTCTGGGAACATTCTTTGCCTTGGGCTTTGTG GCCCCCCTGATAAACATGTTCCGCTGGCCCAAGCTAGCATTGCTCGGTTTGGGAGTGATTACCTTTATATTCAGCATGATTGCCGTTTCCGATGTGGGCTTTCCGTATCGCGCCAAAACCAGTGTAATGAGAATTCACTTCTTG CATGTTCGTCGCATCTTCTATGAGTACGATGGCTCTGTGAGTCTCAGTGACTCCGGCTACTACTTCGACTTCCAGGATCGTCGTCTCTATTATCCCCTGGAGGATACCACACTGAACCTAACTGGCCTCGTTAGCACTTCCTCCTTTTGCGATGACTACCTGATGTGTGGAGTTCCCTGCTTCAATCACCGTTGGTGCAAGACCCGCACCAAGAGTCATTGGCTACCGCGGGAGCAGGAGGTGTCCATTCCAGGAGAAACTTCTCTGAAGCTTCTCAGCAAGACAGTTTTGTCCGAGAAACTGGCTCGCTTCGAATTCGAAATCTCTGGCCCTCCACACATGAGCTTGTATATTCAACCTCTGGATGGCGTTGAGGTAGAGGACTGGTCCTTTATTCGAAATATGCTGGACGAGCCCGAAACATACTCTGCGCCCTATCAAATATTCTTTGCCTATGGAAATGATAACTCTCCCCTAAAGTTTCACATTGACTTTGCG AAATCTTCGGGAGACTTTGGCACTCCAACTCTCCAGCTGGGCTTTGCTGCTAGCTTTGTTAGCTACGATTACGCGCGGGACGCCGCTGGCTTGAAGTTTATATCCGACTTCCCAGACTTTGCCCACGTCATGGAATGGCCTACTTTATATGAacgttatatattttaa